Proteins encoded in a region of the Ruegeria sp. AD91A genome:
- a CDS encoding cytochrome c family protein gives MNRILATAIVGLLALPAYAEGDAEAGKKTFNKCKSCHMIADPEGEVIVKGGKTGPNLYGIAGRTAGTVEGFKYGDSIVAAGENGLVWDETTFVEYAQDPKAFLKSYLDDTSAKSKMTFKLKKGGEDVYAYIASVSGE, from the coding sequence ATGAATCGCATCCTCGCTACCGCAATCGTCGGTCTTCTGGCCCTTCCTGCTTATGCTGAAGGCGACGCTGAGGCGGGCAAGAAAACCTTCAACAAGTGCAAGTCCTGCCACATGATCGCTGACCCGGAAGGCGAAGTGATCGTCAAGGGTGGCAAAACCGGCCCCAACCTCTATGGAATCGCTGGCCGCACCGCCGGTACCGTTGAGGGTTTCAAATACGGAGACAGCATCGTTGCTGCGGGTGAGAATGGTCTGGTCTGGGACGAAACTACATTTGTCGAATACGCGCAGGACCCAAAGGCATTCCTGAAATCCTATCTGGATGACACGTCTGCCAAGTCGAAAATGACATTCAAACTGAAAAAAGGAGGCGAAGACGTCTATGCCTATATCGCAAGTGTATCGGGTGAATAA
- the idi gene encoding isopentenyl-diphosphate Delta-isomerase, which yields MGIMIPAWVNGELTPVDKLEVHEKGLKHKAVSVFVVRGTEILLQRRALGKYHTPGLWANTCCTHPDWDESSSTCAVRRLHEELGITGLYPEYRHRLEYHADVGNSMVENEVVDVFLAHVRGPLKIAPNPDEVMEIRWIDYHDLLAEVKRHPDRFTPWLKIYLHNHADTIFGPDLIISAKS from the coding sequence ATGGGTATCATGATCCCAGCTTGGGTCAATGGTGAGTTGACCCCTGTAGACAAGCTTGAAGTTCACGAAAAGGGACTCAAGCACAAGGCCGTATCGGTGTTTGTCGTTAGGGGTACCGAGATCCTGTTGCAGCGCCGGGCGCTCGGTAAATACCACACGCCCGGCCTTTGGGCGAACACCTGCTGTACGCATCCAGATTGGGACGAAAGCTCGTCCACCTGTGCCGTGCGCCGCCTGCATGAAGAGCTTGGCATCACAGGTCTTTATCCCGAATACCGACACCGTCTGGAATACCACGCCGACGTGGGCAACAGCATGGTGGAAAACGAGGTTGTCGACGTCTTTCTGGCCCATGTTCGCGGCCCGCTGAAAATCGCGCCCAACCCGGATGAAGTAATGGAAATCCGTTGGATCGATTATCACGATCTGCTGGCCGAGGTGAAACGTCATCCGGACCGGTTTACGCCCTGGCTGAAGATATACCTTCACAACCACGCCGACACGATTTTTGGCCCTGATCTGATCATTTCGGCCAAATCCTGA
- the smpB gene encoding SsrA-binding protein SmpB, which translates to MAKQKTDPNYKVIAENRRARFDYAIEEDIECGIVLQGSEVKSLRAGGSNIAESYAIVDDGELWLVNSYIAPYEQAKVFKHEERRRRKLLVSRKQMSDLWNATQRKGMTLVPLVLYFNHKGLAKIKIGIAKGKKTHDKRETQAKRDWSRQKQRLLKDHS; encoded by the coding sequence ATGGCCAAACAGAAGACAGACCCGAATTACAAGGTAATTGCCGAGAACCGGCGCGCCCGCTTCGATTATGCAATCGAAGAGGACATCGAATGCGGTATCGTTCTGCAAGGGTCCGAAGTCAAATCCCTGCGCGCGGGCGGCTCCAACATCGCCGAAAGCTATGCCATCGTCGATGACGGAGAGTTGTGGCTGGTCAACAGCTACATCGCGCCGTATGAGCAGGCCAAAGTGTTCAAGCATGAAGAGCGCCGCCGTCGCAAGCTGCTAGTGTCCCGCAAACAGATGTCCGATTTGTGGAATGCAACCCAGCGCAAGGGCATGACGCTGGTGCCGTTGGTTTTGTATTTCAACCACAAGGGGCTGGCCAAGATTAAGATCGGCATCGCTAAGGGTAAGAAAACCCATGACAAGCGCGAAACCCAGGCCAAGCGCGATTGGTCACGGCAGAAACAACGCTTGTTGAAAGACCACAGCTAG